actaaagagtctcttagcagatctacggatttgaagaactcgcaaaactaaagagtctcttagcagatctacggatttgaagaactcgcaaaactaaagagtctcttagcagatctacggatttgaagaactcacaaagtcaaagagtctcttagcagatctacggatttgaagaactcgcaaaactaaagagtctcttagcagatctacggatttgaagaactcacaaagtcaaagagtcttagcagatctacggatttgaagaactcgcaaaactaaagagtctcttagcagatctacggatttaaagagctcgcaagatcaaaaggtttttagcaagtctacagaaagaggagctcgagaaatctacggatttaaagacctaaaaattgcgaaagaacaagttgaaaagaagcagccaagtaacaaacattcattttttattcaatatttgggggaagtacaaacacatcgaaaacctcaaaaattgaaaacaaaatgaaacaagttaaaatcggcagccatcaacagacaataccggcctaccgaagtactaaagaaagcaaaaagaaatgagtacaacgcagcgccgaggcaaaagggggaaaagcaagcacatattcggaagtcctcaactggaaccgaccgactctgaagaagacgactgcccgaatccctaactcttgggagtctcagaagcggcccctaggggagcatccttcgaagaacccccagcagtggtatcaccttcggaagttgccttctgggcccgagcctctgcaagagcagcttggcgttcagcttcagcttcatctcgatcagcttggcattccaccaagtggtcctcggcctgcatccatagaggaactttctcgttccaagggaagtgaggcatgtgcttcgcaaacatgcgccgagcacccaggatgccgttccagtactgctctctacactgatcagcagtgtagaggttgACTCGCTCCTGCTCCAGCTTCCGAATATAGTCATCTTTTTCCCGAAGCTTCAGCCGAAGGACAGGCACCTTATCAGCTTGCTGCTGGATCAGCTCCCGATGCTGGACAAAATGGTGGAGCCTTAACTCCGCCTCTTTACGCTCCTTGTCGGCCGCTTCAAATTTAGACTTCATCTCCTGGAAGAGTCTATCTTTTTCCtcaagttcgctagcgaacttagcggccatatccttcttctcctcagcaaaggaagcgatcttctcagcatcctcttcaactcggaagatgagctggccaacctcggtcccgatcttctcagcagactctctagcctcgcgactatagtgaaggtacagctgcttgagttccgtaagctcggagaggagttgcccagccttctggtccaaaatgggaatatcacgagcataagcctcacgatatttcctcagttgtttctcctcaaccgagctacactcggaagcgaacgaagaccagaaaacagcctgggaacgagagaaagatgagcaaaataggaaaaacataaaacaaaacacaactcaaagagaaaaatctagcaaattacctcgttcagatagtactgggccatcattgccggattcctctcttcggccccaggaaccctccactgcgggttagcacgaagcagattctcccgagcagcctcggggcccaccaaggatcccacgtgagccaaagggtcctctcccaaaatcggagccctggcatatcgagccatcgcctcccttacttcttcggggatccgttttagcggaacatccgaacagggatcagcatggatcagcctatccagggccgaggtagaagtagaacccaaagttgagtggcgcctcttcctcgtcaaaccttgctcgggctgctcctcctctccagcagagggaacctccttctgaacctcggggaccgcagcttcggggcccgagagatctatcatctccttgtctggactcttctccctctcgaagggaagatcagcagactccttcttctccccagctacctcagggacatccgaaccaggaacaaaatcggcttcaatcgcctccatcacctcggtgatatcctggatttcGATCCCCAAAGCAGCAGATGGTTTAAGGGGAGAAGggatgatatcttcctcgatcAGCGGCTGATCCACGGCCGGCGGttcagcaaccaccacactctttaacttctgccctggcaagggcatgaagtgaagaagattcttaggaggaggcatgacttccgaaactGCTTCCTGCATAGCAAGCATTCAAAGATTAGTTTCCGAAAAGGGGAGAAACGAACTACAAAAactccaagtcagaacaaataccttctccgagggctgagaagccttcgctttcttcggatgcgtggaaggcctcaaaagagtgctacccttccttttgcgttgatcctaaaaaggggagaccaagggtcaacgaatgtaaaagaagaaaaaggaagaaatagagaaaaaagcgggaaatacccggttcctagataaagagatatctatccgagccggagatgaaaccgaaggaacggcacgcggcacagcgtcagtcccaggaccctaaaaagatggtccaggaccaagacgttagccgacggccaaccgaaaagaaaaagataaacagaaaatcgagcctataaatgaacactcaccggatccgaagTCGTCTTCAACTCAGGAAGCACAACCTTCACAGGAACAGCTTCAACAGAAGAGgcggaatcccacggatcagctcgaacttcggatatccgagcaacccccaaaggagacaacacgtaatccttcagacgaggattacgagggttatcttttccgaacttgtactcgggatccgggtcgtgaatagtcttcaaatccaaagaaatgcccaacttcttaggatcaatgcagctaaagccgtactctgcaaaaacaaagcacaaaacatgTCAGCAAAACGAAACAGGAAagaggacaaactcactgaaaaaacggtctcagccgaaagac
This genomic stretch from Spinacia oleracea cultivar Varoflay chromosome 3, BTI_SOV_V1, whole genome shotgun sequence harbors:
- the LOC130469968 gene encoding uncharacterized protein; this encodes MAKNRGKNKFVVGSSSERENVPSGRLPKSSRGRPSERPLEKSSIGWDASEDERATSGERAGFSGVRRRYSEFPYKFGKDNPRNPRLKDYVLSPLGVARISEVRADPWDSASSVEAVPVKVVLPELKTTSDPGPGTDAVPRAVPSVSSPARIDISLSRNRDQRKRKGSTLLRPSTHPKKAKASQPSEKEAVSEVMPPPKNLLHFMPLPGQKLKSVVVAEPPAVDQPLIEEDIIPSPLKPSAALGIEIQDITEVMEAIEADFVPGSDVPEVAGEKKESADLPFEREKSPDKEMIDLSGPEAAVPEVQKEVPSAGEEEQPEQGLTRKRRHSTLGSTSTSALDRLIHADPCSDVPLKRIPEEVREAMARYARAPILGEDPLAHVGSLVGPEAARENLLRANPQWRVPGAEERNPAMMAQYYLNEAVFWSSFASECSSVEEKQLRKYREAYARDIPILDQKAGQLLSELTELKQLYLHYSREARESAEKIGTEVGQLIFRVEEDAEKIASFAEEKKDMAAKFASELEEKDRLFQEMKSKFEAADKERKEAELRLHHFVQHRELIQQQADKVPVLRLKLREKDDYIRKLEQERVNLYTADQCREQYWNGILGARRMFAKHMPHFPWNEKVPLWMQAEDHLVECQADRDEAEAERQAALAEARAQKATSEGDTTAGGSSKDAPLGAASETPKS